A genomic stretch from Bradyrhizobium quebecense includes:
- the pcaD gene encoding 3-oxoadipate enol-lactonase, which yields MPMINADGCLLNVQVDGRDGGPTVMLSNSLGCTLQMWEPQMKALTQMFRVIRYDRRGHGKSGVPAGPYSMERFGRDVLAILDDLNIEKVHWCGLSMGGMVGQWLGANAPERFGKIILANTACYYPDPTNWLNRIKAVKEGGIAAVADTVIAGWLTADFREREPETTARMKAMLLASPVEGYLACCEALSTLDQRALLPGIKSPTLVIAGKQDMATPVSAGEMIRSGIPGASMTLLDAAHISNVEQSHAFTEAVVGFLTQR from the coding sequence ATGCCGATGATCAACGCCGACGGATGCCTGCTCAACGTCCAGGTGGATGGCCGCGACGGCGGACCGACCGTGATGCTGTCGAACTCGCTCGGCTGCACCTTGCAGATGTGGGAGCCGCAGATGAAGGCGCTGACGCAGATGTTCCGCGTCATCCGCTACGACCGCCGCGGCCACGGCAAGTCCGGCGTGCCGGCCGGTCCCTACTCGATGGAGCGGTTCGGCCGCGACGTGCTGGCGATCCTCGACGACCTCAACATCGAGAAGGTGCATTGGTGCGGCCTGTCGATGGGCGGCATGGTCGGGCAATGGCTCGGCGCCAACGCTCCTGAAAGATTCGGCAAGATCATCCTCGCCAACACCGCCTGCTATTATCCCGATCCGACCAACTGGCTGAACCGCATCAAGGCGGTGAAGGAAGGCGGCATCGCCGCGGTCGCCGACACCGTGATCGCGGGCTGGCTGACTGCCGACTTCCGCGAGCGCGAACCAGAAACCACGGCGCGCATGAAGGCGATGCTGCTCGCCTCTCCCGTCGAGGGCTATCTCGCCTGCTGCGAGGCGCTCTCGACGCTCGACCAACGTGCGCTGCTGCCTGGGATCAAGAGCCCGACGCTGGTGATCGCAGGCAAGCAGGACATGGCGACGCCGGTGTCGGCGGGTGAGATGATCCGCAGCGGCATTCCCGGCGCCAGCATGACACTGCTGGACGCCGCGCACATCTCCAATGTCGAGCAGTCGCACGCCTTCACCGAAGCCGTAGTCGGCTTCCTGACGCAACGGTAA
- a CDS encoding FAD binding domain-containing protein, with protein MYEFKYHRPGTVRQAANLLVKNEDAKLIAGGHTLVPVMKQRLASPPHLVDLSHIEGLDTIEMKGRSLVIGATAKHAEVANSAIVGEAIPALAELAGMIGDPAVRHRGTIGGSLANNDPTADYPAAVLALGATIVTNKRRLKAEEYFQGLFSTALEADEIITKVMFPLPKKAAYVKFRNQASRYALVGVFVAKRPSDVRVAVTGAGSDGVFRVAAFEEALKKRFSHKVLDGIAVPADGLNSDLHGSAEYRAHLIGVLTRRAVEAANAKD; from the coding sequence ATGTACGAATTCAAATATCACCGTCCCGGCACCGTACGGCAGGCCGCCAACCTCCTGGTGAAGAACGAGGACGCCAAGCTGATCGCCGGCGGTCACACGCTGGTGCCGGTCATGAAGCAGCGGCTCGCGAGCCCGCCGCATCTGGTCGATCTCTCCCATATCGAAGGTCTCGACACGATCGAGATGAAGGGCCGCTCGCTGGTGATCGGCGCCACCGCCAAGCACGCCGAGGTCGCGAACTCCGCGATCGTGGGCGAGGCGATCCCGGCGCTGGCCGAACTTGCCGGTATGATCGGCGATCCAGCCGTGCGCCATCGCGGCACCATCGGCGGCTCGCTCGCCAACAACGACCCGACCGCCGACTACCCGGCCGCGGTGCTGGCGCTGGGCGCCACCATCGTCACCAACAAGCGCCGTCTGAAGGCTGAGGAATACTTCCAGGGTCTGTTCTCGACTGCGCTGGAGGCCGACGAGATCATCACCAAGGTGATGTTCCCGCTGCCGAAGAAGGCGGCCTATGTCAAGTTCCGCAACCAGGCCTCGCGTTATGCGTTGGTCGGTGTGTTCGTGGCCAAGCGTCCGTCCGACGTGCGTGTCGCGGTCACCGGCGCGGGCTCCGACGGCGTGTTCCGCGTTGCCGCGTTCGAGGAGGCCCTGAAGAAGCGCTTCTCGCACAAGGTGCTCGACGGCATCGCGGTTCCGGCCGACGGGCTGAACAGCGACCTGCACGGCAGTGCGGAATACCGGGCGCATCTGATCGGCGTTCTGACGCGCAGGGCGGTGGAAGCCGCCAACGCCAAGGATTAG
- a CDS encoding carboxymuconolactone decarboxylase family protein: MDDNQRRDDGMTQRRKVLGNEWVDKSIKNRNAFNTDFQDLITRYAWGDIWTRPHFDHRTRRVLVIGTMVALGQWDEFRLHVRAALSEGGFTPEDIKEILLQQAIYCGVPAANHAVKEAGAIIAELGLLKG; the protein is encoded by the coding sequence ATGGACGATAATCAGCGCCGCGACGACGGCATGACGCAGCGCCGCAAGGTGCTGGGCAATGAATGGGTCGACAAGTCGATCAAGAACCGCAATGCGTTCAACACCGACTTTCAGGACCTGATCACACGCTACGCCTGGGGTGACATCTGGACCCGGCCGCATTTCGATCACCGCACCCGCCGCGTGCTCGTGATCGGCACCATGGTCGCGCTCGGCCAGTGGGACGAATTCCGCCTGCATGTGCGCGCCGCACTCAGCGAAGGCGGCTTCACGCCCGAGGACATCAAGGAGATCCTGCTGCAGCAGGCGATCTATTGCGGCGTGCCCGCGGCTAATCACGCCGTCAAGGAAGCCGGCGCGATCATTGCCGAGCTAGGGCTGCTGAAGGGATAG
- a CDS encoding AAA family ATPase yields the protein MSAPALPTSVDALEELLTSRGYLAERSLATVTYLALRMGRPLFLEGEAGVGKTEIAKVLSAALGRKLIRLQCYEGLDVASAVYEWSSAAQMIAIRLAEASGDTDRDQLASDIFAERFLIKRPLLQALEPDVAGPPVLLIDELDRADEAFEAYLLEILSDFQVTIPELGTVKAPAPPIVIITSNRTREIHDALKRRCLYHWVDYPTAERELAIVKSRVPNISAKLSQQVVRFVQALRNQDFYKSPGVAETIDWATALSELDARSLTPQVVGDTLGALLKYQDDIARMQGDALQKTLKEATSET from the coding sequence ATGAGTGCACCGGCGTTACCCACTTCCGTCGATGCGCTCGAGGAGCTGCTGACATCGCGCGGTTATCTCGCCGAACGGTCGCTGGCGACCGTGACCTATCTCGCGCTGCGCATGGGGCGGCCGCTGTTTCTGGAAGGCGAGGCCGGTGTCGGCAAGACCGAAATCGCAAAGGTTTTGTCGGCGGCGCTCGGGCGCAAGCTGATTCGCCTGCAATGCTATGAAGGCCTCGATGTCGCCTCCGCCGTCTATGAGTGGAGCAGCGCGGCGCAGATGATCGCGATCCGGCTCGCGGAGGCCTCGGGCGATACCGATCGCGACCAGCTTGCGAGCGACATCTTCGCCGAGCGCTTCCTGATCAAGCGACCGTTGTTGCAGGCGCTTGAGCCCGACGTCGCTGGCCCCCCGGTGCTGCTGATCGACGAACTCGATCGTGCCGACGAGGCGTTCGAGGCGTATCTGCTCGAAATCCTCAGCGACTTCCAGGTCACGATCCCCGAGCTCGGCACCGTGAAGGCGCCGGCGCCGCCGATCGTGATCATTACCTCGAACCGCACCCGCGAGATCCACGACGCGCTGAAGCGCCGCTGCCTCTATCACTGGGTGGATTATCCTACAGCGGAGCGCGAGCTCGCGATCGTCAAGTCGCGGGTGCCGAACATTTCCGCGAAGCTGTCGCAGCAGGTGGTCCGCTTCGTGCAGGCGCTGCGCAACCAGGATTTCTACAAGTCGCCGGGCGTCGCCGAGACCATCGATTGGGCCACCGCGCTGTCCGAACTCGACGCCCGCTCGCTGACGCCGCAGGTGGTCGGCGACACGCTGGGCGCACTCCTGAAGTACCAGGACGACATCGCGCGCATGCAGGGCGATGCGTTGCAGAAGACATTGAAGGAAGCGACGAGCGAGACGTAA
- a CDS encoding XdhC family protein, with product MLNRDEDILQAAETWQKQGHGVALATVVETWGSAPRPAGSSLVINDDGTFLGSVSGGCVEGAVVTEALDVIASGQPKMLEFGVADETAWNVGLSCGGTIRVFVEKVG from the coding sequence ATGCTGAACCGCGACGAAGACATCCTGCAGGCCGCCGAGACCTGGCAGAAGCAGGGCCATGGCGTGGCGCTCGCCACCGTGGTCGAGACCTGGGGCTCGGCGCCGCGCCCGGCCGGCTCGAGCCTCGTCATCAATGACGACGGCACGTTCTTGGGCAGCGTTTCCGGCGGCTGCGTCGAGGGCGCGGTGGTGACGGAAGCGCTCGACGTGATCGCGAGCGGCCAGCCAAAAATGCTCGAATTCGGCGTCGCGGACGAGACGGCCTGGAATGTCGGCCTGTCCTGCGGCGGCACCATCCGCGTGTTCGTCGAGAAGGTCGGTTAG
- a CDS encoding SRPBCC family protein, with the protein MAMTMTGEVQLAAPRQAVWDKLNDPEVLKACIPGCEELEKTDEGGFRATAKMKVGPVSARFKGKVTLSDLDPPNGYKISGEGEGGVAGFAKGGATVGLADKDGGTLLSYNVEAQIGGKLAQLGQRLINGAAKKLADEFFANFAKAVQG; encoded by the coding sequence ATGGCCATGACGATGACCGGCGAAGTCCAGCTTGCAGCGCCGCGCCAGGCTGTGTGGGACAAGCTCAACGATCCCGAAGTGTTGAAGGCCTGCATTCCCGGCTGCGAAGAGCTGGAGAAGACCGACGAGGGCGGCTTCCGCGCCACCGCGAAAATGAAGGTCGGCCCGGTGTCGGCCCGCTTCAAGGGCAAGGTCACCTTGAGCGATCTCGATCCGCCGAACGGCTACAAGATCTCGGGTGAAGGCGAGGGCGGGGTCGCCGGCTTCGCCAAGGGCGGCGCCACAGTCGGCCTCGCCGACAAGGATGGCGGCACGCTTCTGAGCTACAACGTGGAGGCGCAGATTGGCGGCAAGCTCGCCCAGCTCGGCCAGCGCCTGATCAACGGCGCCGCCAAGAAGCTGGCCGATGAATTCTTTGCAAATTTTGCAAAGGCGGTGCAGGGTTAG
- a CDS encoding ABC transporter permease subunit has product MDYFAQQLINGLVLGSIYGLIAIGYTMVYGIVGMINFAHGDIFMIGGFIALISFLVLVSLGLTAIPLILLIVLLVSMAITALYGWTIERIAYRPLRHSFRLAPMLSAIGMSFVLTNFSQVSQGARVKPVPPIITGGYTLHEGAQGFAVQLSNVQIMVVLATIVVLALFTWLVSRTRLGRDMRACEQDQTMAALLGVDVDRTISMTFVIGAALAAVAGMMYLLYYGLVDFFMGFVAGIKAFTAAVLGGIGSLPGAMLGGLAIGLIETFWSAYFSVEYKDVAAFSILIVVLIFMPTGLLGRPEVEKV; this is encoded by the coding sequence ATGGATTATTTCGCCCAGCAACTGATCAACGGCCTCGTGCTCGGTTCGATCTACGGCCTGATCGCCATCGGCTACACGATGGTCTACGGCATCGTCGGCATGATCAACTTCGCCCATGGCGACATCTTCATGATCGGCGGCTTCATCGCGCTGATTTCGTTCCTGGTGCTGGTGTCGCTCGGCCTCACCGCGATCCCCCTGATCCTTCTGATCGTGCTGCTGGTCTCGATGGCGATCACCGCGCTCTATGGCTGGACCATCGAGCGCATCGCCTACCGGCCCTTGCGGCATTCGTTCCGCCTGGCGCCGATGCTGTCGGCGATCGGCATGTCGTTCGTGCTGACCAACTTCTCGCAGGTGTCACAGGGTGCGCGCGTCAAGCCGGTGCCGCCGATCATCACCGGCGGCTACACGCTGCATGAGGGCGCGCAAGGCTTCGCCGTGCAGCTCTCCAACGTCCAGATCATGGTCGTGCTCGCCACCATCGTGGTGCTGGCGCTGTTCACCTGGCTGGTGTCGCGCACCCGGCTCGGGCGCGACATGCGCGCCTGCGAGCAGGACCAGACCATGGCCGCACTGCTCGGCGTCGACGTCGACCGCACTATCTCGATGACCTTCGTGATCGGTGCCGCGCTCGCCGCCGTCGCCGGCATGATGTACCTGCTGTATTATGGCCTGGTCGATTTCTTCATGGGCTTCGTCGCCGGCATCAAGGCGTTCACCGCCGCCGTGCTCGGCGGCATCGGCTCGCTGCCGGGCGCGATGCTCGGCGGGCTTGCGATCGGTCTGATCGAGACGTTCTGGTCGGCCTATTTCTCGGTGGAATACAAGGACGTCGCCGCGTTCTCGATCCTGATCGTGGTGCTGATCTTCATGCCGACCGGCCTGCTTGGCCGTCCCGAAGTCGAAAAAGTCTGA
- a CDS encoding vWA domain-containing protein, producing the protein MPINHLAPPTGHMADNVIGFARALRAAGLPVGPGSVIDALDALQLIEVGHRSDFYATLEAIFVKRHEHALIFRQAFELFFRAAEEWKSMLDSVPLPDHARKKPPPASRRVQEAMAQPAKSEERPQAQEQELKLSVSDKEVLQKKDFAQMTAAEIAEVTREIARMRLPQAELVTRRYQPDARGLRLDMRRTVRNSLRTGGEIIDIRKLGRIEKPAPIVALLDISGSMSEYTRLFLHFLHAITDYRKRVSVFLFGTRLTNVTRALRARDPDEALASCTSSVEDWAGGTRIATSLHTFNQLWARRVLGQGAIVLLISDGLEREADAKLAFEMDRLHRSCRRLIWLNPLLRYSGFEAKAQGIKMMLPHVDEFRPVHNLTSIKGLIGALSSPPPAHHRSLIRSVA; encoded by the coding sequence ATGCCGATCAACCACCTCGCGCCTCCGACCGGCCACATGGCCGACAACGTGATCGGCTTTGCCCGCGCGCTGCGGGCGGCCGGGCTCCCGGTCGGGCCGGGCTCGGTGATCGATGCGCTCGATGCGCTGCAGCTGATCGAGGTCGGACATCGCTCCGACTTCTACGCCACGCTGGAAGCGATCTTCGTCAAGCGCCATGAGCATGCGCTGATCTTCCGCCAGGCCTTCGAGCTGTTCTTCCGCGCCGCCGAGGAGTGGAAGAGCATGCTGGATTCCGTCCCGCTGCCCGACCACGCCAGGAAGAAGCCGCCGCCGGCCTCGCGCCGCGTCCAGGAGGCGATGGCGCAGCCGGCGAAGAGCGAGGAGCGGCCGCAGGCCCAGGAGCAGGAGCTGAAGCTCTCGGTCTCCGACAAGGAGGTGCTGCAGAAGAAGGATTTTGCGCAGATGACCGCGGCGGAGATCGCCGAGGTGACGCGCGAGATCGCCAGGATGCGGCTGCCGCAGGCCGAGCTCGTGACCCGCCGCTATCAGCCGGACGCGCGCGGCTTGCGGCTCGACATGCGCCGCACCGTGCGCAACTCGCTGCGCACCGGCGGCGAGATCATCGATATCAGGAAGCTCGGCCGGATCGAGAAGCCGGCGCCGATCGTGGCGCTGCTCGATATTTCCGGTTCGATGAGCGAATACACCCGCCTGTTCCTGCACTTCCTGCATGCCATCACCGACTACCGCAAGCGGGTCTCGGTGTTCCTGTTCGGCACCCGCCTGACCAATGTGACGCGCGCGTTGCGGGCGCGCGACCCCGACGAGGCGCTGGCGAGCTGCACGTCCTCGGTGGAAGACTGGGCCGGCGGGACGCGGATCGCGACCTCGCTGCACACCTTCAACCAGCTCTGGGCCCGCCGGGTGCTCGGGCAGGGCGCCATCGTCCTCCTTATATCCGATGGACTAGAACGCGAGGCCGATGCCAAACTGGCCTTCGAGATGGACCGATTGCACCGCTCCTGCCGCCGCCTGATCTGGCTCAACCCGCTGCTGCGCTATTCCGGCTTCGAGGCCAAGGCCCAGGGCATCAAAATGATGCTGCCCCACGTTGACGAATTTCGCCCGGTGCATAACTTGACGTCCATCAAGGGCTTGATCGGGGCGCTGTCATCCCCGCCGCCGGCGCACCACCGCAGCCTGATCCGTTCTGTAGCCTGA
- a CDS encoding XdhC family protein yields MKLEILKELNAERAARRPVIIVTDTANGEQRLVKAADIAADPLRVELAKQLRMGKSGNVEAGGKKLFLNVYAPTAKLVIIGAVHISQALAPLARSLDYDVTVVDPRTAFASPERFPDVPLVAEWPDVALPPLNVDHYTAFVAVTHDPKIDDPALLHAFDRDCFYIGALGSRKTHAKRAERLRALGARDSDIARIHAPIGLDIGAVSPSEIAVAIMAEITAQLRLPPKEKEEAA; encoded by the coding sequence GTGAAGCTCGAGATCCTGAAAGAGCTCAACGCCGAGCGCGCCGCGCGCCGCCCGGTCATCATCGTCACCGACACCGCCAATGGCGAGCAGCGCTTGGTGAAGGCTGCGGACATCGCCGCCGATCCGCTGCGCGTCGAGCTTGCCAAGCAGCTGCGGATGGGCAAGAGCGGCAATGTCGAGGCCGGCGGAAAAAAGCTGTTCCTCAACGTCTACGCGCCGACCGCAAAGCTCGTGATCATCGGCGCGGTCCATATCAGCCAGGCCCTGGCGCCGCTGGCGCGCTCGCTCGACTATGACGTCACGGTGGTCGATCCGCGCACGGCGTTTGCAAGCCCGGAGCGTTTCCCCGACGTGCCGCTGGTCGCCGAATGGCCCGACGTCGCGCTGCCGCCGCTCAATGTCGATCACTACACGGCGTTCGTCGCGGTGACGCATGATCCCAAGATCGACGACCCGGCGCTGCTGCACGCCTTCGACCGCGACTGCTTCTACATCGGCGCTCTCGGCTCGCGGAAGACCCACGCCAAGCGCGCCGAGCGGCTGCGCGCGCTAGGCGCGCGGGACAGCGACATCGCGCGCATCCACGCGCCGATCGGGCTCGACATCGGCGCGGTGTCGCCGTCGGAGATCGCGGTCGCGATCATGGCCGAGATCACCGCGCAGCTGCGTTTGCCTCCCAAAGAAAAAGAAGAAGCGGCATGA
- a CDS encoding (2Fe-2S)-binding protein, which produces MAKISMIVNGNPVNANVDPRTLLVQFLRENLRLTGTHVGCDTSQCGACVVHLDGKAVKSCTTLAVMADGHEVKTIEGLAADGAPLHPMQEAFREHHGLQCGFCTPGMIMTAVDLVHRKGHDLSDEVIREELEGNLCRCTGYQNIVASIAAGAKAMAKSDLA; this is translated from the coding sequence ATGGCCAAGATTTCAATGATCGTGAACGGCAACCCCGTGAACGCCAATGTCGACCCCCGTACCCTTCTGGTTCAGTTTCTGCGCGAAAACCTGCGCCTGACGGGCACCCATGTCGGCTGCGACACCTCGCAGTGCGGCGCCTGCGTCGTGCACCTGGACGGCAAGGCGGTGAAGTCCTGCACGACGCTCGCGGTGATGGCCGACGGTCATGAGGTCAAGACCATCGAGGGCTTGGCGGCCGACGGCGCACCGCTGCATCCGATGCAGGAAGCCTTCCGCGAGCATCACGGCTTGCAGTGCGGCTTCTGCACGCCGGGCATGATCATGACCGCGGTCGACCTGGTCCATCGCAAGGGCCACGACCTCAGCGATGAAGTGATCCGCGAGGAGCTGGAAGGCAACCTGTGCCGCTGCACCGGCTACCAGAACATCGTGGCCTCGATTGCCGCCGGCGCGAAGGCGATGGCCAAGTCGGACCTCGCCTAA
- a CDS encoding NTP transferase domain-containing protein produces the protein MKFGPASPADAIGGVTVHTLRQGTLVLKKGTTIGPDEVAALTRAGVKDVVVVRLEEGDVSEDVAAASIAQAVAGEGVNVERAFTGRANLFAARPGVLVVDRAAVDRINGVDEAITFATLSAFKPVVEGEMIATVKLIPFGVEDRLRDAAVAVAGKGTLRIAPYVIRKVGVVSTLLPGLAPKVIDKTLRVTAERLAPAGATIIAERRVPHDETVLAASIKELLGLGAELVIVFGASAIADRRDVIPAAITEIGGAIEHFGMPVDPGNLLLIGSAGGVPVLGAPGCARSPVENGFDWVLMRLLAGIKVTRSDLTGMGVGGLLMEIVTRPQPRTVPDTEGNRNVAAIVLAAGRSTRMGGPNKLLAELDGKKLARIVAEQALASKASEVIVVTGHQADLVEQALDGLKVKFVRNPDFAGGLASSVKAGISAVSDSADGAVVCLGDMPLIDAKLIDLLIETFEPDRGHLIAVPVSEGRRGNPVLWSRRFFKELMTLDGDIGARHLIAKHSEVVAEVPVEGNSAFLDIDTPQALEAARRS, from the coding sequence ATGAAGTTCGGTCCCGCCAGTCCGGCCGACGCGATTGGCGGCGTCACCGTGCACACGCTCCGCCAGGGCACGCTGGTGCTCAAGAAAGGCACCACGATCGGCCCGGATGAGGTCGCGGCGCTGACCAGGGCCGGCGTCAAGGACGTCGTCGTGGTGCGGCTCGAGGAGGGCGATGTCTCCGAAGACGTCGCGGCCGCCAGCATCGCGCAGGCGGTGGCGGGCGAGGGCGTCAATGTCGAGCGCGCCTTCACCGGCCGCGCCAATCTGTTTGCGGCGCGCCCGGGCGTGCTGGTGGTCGACCGCGCCGCGGTCGATCGCATCAACGGCGTCGACGAGGCAATCACCTTTGCAACGCTCTCAGCGTTCAAGCCGGTGGTCGAAGGCGAGATGATCGCGACCGTCAAGCTGATCCCGTTCGGCGTCGAGGACCGGCTGCGCGATGCGGCCGTCGCCGTCGCCGGCAAGGGCACGCTGCGGATCGCGCCTTACGTGATCCGGAAGGTCGGCGTGGTCTCGACCTTGCTGCCGGGCCTCGCGCCGAAAGTGATCGACAAGACGCTGCGGGTCACCGCCGAGCGTCTGGCGCCGGCCGGCGCCACCATCATCGCCGAGCGCCGGGTGCCGCATGACGAGACCGTGCTCGCGGCCTCGATCAAGGAATTGCTCGGTCTGGGGGCCGAACTCGTCATCGTGTTCGGGGCGTCCGCGATCGCCGACCGCCGCGACGTGATCCCGGCCGCAATCACCGAGATCGGCGGCGCCATCGAGCATTTCGGCATGCCGGTCGATCCCGGTAATCTGCTCCTGATCGGCAGCGCCGGCGGCGTGCCGGTGCTGGGCGCGCCGGGTTGCGCGCGCTCGCCGGTCGAGAACGGTTTTGACTGGGTGCTGATGCGGCTGCTCGCCGGCATCAAGGTGACGCGGTCGGATCTCACCGGCATGGGCGTCGGCGGTCTTCTCATGGAGATCGTGACGCGGCCGCAGCCGCGCACCGTCCCCGATACCGAAGGCAACCGCAACGTCGCGGCGATCGTGCTCGCGGCGGGACGCTCGACCCGGATGGGCGGCCCGAACAAGCTGCTCGCCGAACTCGACGGCAAGAAGCTCGCGCGCATCGTCGCCGAGCAGGCGCTGGCCTCGAAGGCCTCGGAGGTGATTGTCGTCACCGGGCACCAGGCCGACCTGGTCGAGCAGGCGCTTGATGGACTCAAGGTCAAGTTCGTCCGCAACCCGGATTTCGCCGGCGGACTCGCCAGCTCGGTGAAGGCCGGCATCTCGGCGGTCTCCGACAGCGCCGATGGCGCGGTCGTCTGCCTCGGCGACATGCCGCTGATCGATGCGAAGCTGATCGATCTTTTGATCGAGACCTTCGAGCCCGATCGCGGCCACCTGATCGCAGTGCCCGTCAGCGAGGGCCGCCGCGGCAATCCGGTGCTCTGGTCGCGGCGTTTCTTCAAGGAATTGATGACGCTCGATGGCGACATCGGCGCGCGTCATCTGATCGCCAAGCATTCCGAGGTGGTCGCCGAGGTCCCGGTCGAAGGCAACAGCGCCTTCCTCGACATCGACACGCCCCAGGCGCTGGAAGCAGCAAGGCGCAGCTAG
- a CDS encoding 3-carboxy-cis,cis-muconate cycloisomerase: MSTALSPLLAPMLSSAAMRAVCDDSATLQNMLDFEAALARAEVACGVIPAASAGPIAAACKAESFDLAALADAATRSGNLAIPLVKALTADVAKADAEAARYVHWGATSQDVIDTATMLTLRAGIDALLADLDRAVAGFAGLAHAHRDTAMVARTWLQHALPMPFGLKLAEYAAALHRSRKRLLRLRRETLALQFGGAAGTLAALGDKGLAVAATLAKEIDLPLPDAPWHTHRDRIAEAASVFAILAGSCGKIARDISLMMQTDVGEAFEPAGAGRGGSSTMPHKRNPVAAASALGAATMAPNLAATIFAAQVQDHERSAGPWHAEWPTLPGLMLVTSGALAATVDLAEGLEVDAARMRVNLDATHGLIMAEAVTFALADKIGKSDAHHLIEAASKKAVAEKKHLRDVLSADAKISAHLDDKRIAELFEPMAYQGASQALIDRLLASLDDR; the protein is encoded by the coding sequence ATGAGCACAGCCCTCTCCCCCCTGCTTGCGCCGATGCTGTCGAGCGCCGCGATGCGCGCGGTGTGCGACGACTCCGCCACCCTGCAGAACATGCTGGATTTCGAGGCGGCGCTGGCCCGCGCCGAGGTGGCCTGCGGCGTGATTCCCGCAGCCAGCGCGGGACCGATTGCCGCGGCCTGCAAGGCCGAATCATTCGACCTCGCCGCGCTGGCCGATGCCGCGACGCGATCTGGCAATCTGGCGATCCCGCTGGTCAAGGCCCTGACCGCTGACGTCGCCAAGGCCGATGCCGAGGCGGCGCGTTACGTGCATTGGGGCGCGACCAGCCAGGACGTCATCGATACGGCGACCATGCTGACCTTGCGCGCCGGCATCGATGCGCTGCTCGCGGACCTCGACCGCGCCGTTGCGGGCTTTGCCGGGCTCGCACACGCCCACCGCGACACCGCAATGGTGGCGCGGACCTGGCTGCAGCACGCGCTGCCGATGCCGTTCGGCCTCAAGCTCGCCGAATATGCCGCGGCGCTGCATCGCTCGCGCAAGCGCTTGCTGCGCCTGCGCCGCGAAACCCTGGCACTGCAATTCGGCGGCGCCGCGGGGACGCTCGCCGCGCTCGGCGACAAGGGCCTCGCGGTCGCGGCAACCCTCGCGAAAGAGATCGACCTGCCTCTGCCCGATGCGCCCTGGCACACCCACCGCGACCGCATCGCGGAGGCGGCGTCGGTGTTCGCGATCCTCGCCGGCAGCTGCGGCAAGATCGCGCGCGACATTTCGCTGATGATGCAGACCGATGTCGGCGAGGCCTTCGAGCCGGCCGGCGCCGGCCGCGGCGGCTCCTCCACCATGCCGCACAAGCGCAATCCGGTGGCGGCCGCAAGCGCGCTGGGCGCCGCGACCATGGCGCCGAACCTCGCTGCCACGATCTTCGCCGCGCAGGTCCAGGACCATGAGCGCAGCGCAGGCCCGTGGCATGCGGAATGGCCGACCTTGCCGGGCCTGATGCTGGTGACCTCAGGCGCACTCGCCGCGACAGTCGATCTCGCCGAAGGGCTCGAGGTCGATGCGGCGCGGATGCGCGTCAACCTCGATGCGACGCATGGGCTGATCATGGCGGAAGCCGTCACCTTTGCCCTCGCCGACAAGATCGGCAAGAGCGACGCCCATCATCTGATCGAGGCCGCCAGCAAGAAAGCGGTCGCGGAGAAGAAGCATCTGCGCGACGTGCTGTCGGCGGATGCCAAGATCTCCGCGCATCTCGACGACAAGCGTATCGCAGAGCTGTTCGAGCCGATGGCCTATCAGGGCGCCTCGCAGGCGCTGATCGACCGGCTGCTGGCTTCACTGGACGACAGATAG